From one Novosphingobium sp. genomic stretch:
- a CDS encoding DNA topoisomerase IB, whose protein sequence is MASEARPLTFSDQPLGITRRRRGKVWHYFAPDGARITEAEHVARLNRIALPPAYTQAWFSPDPQADILATGIDAKGRRQYRYHPDFRAAREAEKFAGCAAFGAALPLIRARVEADLAKRHLSRERAIASLVRLLDTTHIRVGNECYARENGSFGASTLRMRHVKLKAGRLALSFRAKSGKQCRMAVSDKGLARFVRAMQDVPGQHLFQWLDEEGQPHPIHSHDVNDYLREITGEAITAKHFRTFAASVLGFEWLMEQPGGGLKAMLAHVCADLGNTPAVARKSYVHPSLIAVALGQSALSAAPLPRATRWLTRSERGLLRHLESIHAA, encoded by the coding sequence ATGGCCAGTGAAGCACGTCCCCTCACCTTCTCCGACCAGCCTTTGGGCATCACACGCAGGCGGCGCGGAAAGGTCTGGCACTATTTCGCGCCCGACGGTGCCCGCATCACCGAGGCGGAGCATGTCGCAAGGCTCAACCGCATCGCCTTGCCGCCTGCCTATACGCAGGCATGGTTCTCGCCCGATCCGCAGGCCGATATTCTGGCCACCGGCATCGACGCCAAGGGGCGGCGCCAATACCGCTATCACCCCGATTTCCGCGCCGCACGCGAGGCCGAGAAATTCGCCGGATGTGCAGCATTCGGCGCAGCATTGCCGTTGATCCGCGCGCGCGTCGAAGCGGATCTGGCCAAACGCCACCTCAGCCGGGAACGCGCCATCGCCTCGCTGGTACGGCTGCTCGACACCACGCATATAAGGGTGGGGAACGAATGCTATGCGCGGGAGAACGGCAGCTTCGGCGCCTCAACCCTGCGGATGCGGCATGTGAAGCTGAAGGCAGGCAGACTGGCGCTGAGTTTCCGCGCCAAATCGGGCAAGCAATGCCGGATGGCCGTCTCGGACAAGGGGCTCGCGCGTTTTGTGAGGGCCATGCAGGATGTGCCGGGCCAGCATCTGTTCCAGTGGCTGGACGAGGAGGGGCAACCCCACCCCATCCACTCGCATGACGTGAACGACTATCTGCGCGAGATCACCGGGGAAGCCATCACCGCCAAGCATTTCCGCACCTTCGCCGCATCGGTGCTGGGCTTCGAATGGCTGATGGAACAGCCGGGCGGCGGGTTGAAGGCGATGCTGGCGCATGTCTGCGCCGATCTGGGCAACACGCCGGCGGTGGCGCGCAAATCCTATGTGCATCCCAGCCTGATCGCCGTGGCACTGGGGCAAAGCGCGCTTTCCGCGGCACCGCTGCCGCGCGCCACCCGCTGGCTGACCCGCAGCGAGCGTGGATTGCTGCGCCATCTGGAAAGCATCCACGCGGCATAG
- a CDS encoding thiamine pyrophosphate-dependent enzyme produces MSSTVAQAIVDTLFEAGARRVYGIPGDTLNHITDAIRLKEDLRWVHVRHEEAGAFAAGADALLTGDLAVCAGSCGPGSLHFINGVFESHRNRAPMVLIASQIVRDELGFDFPQEVDFKSVYASCSVWCDEIRTPAQARRKAAMAAQAALSKRGVAVLIVPADISAAKLTDDDHFAVHRAQSRTIPAPHELDRIAKALNGGGKVAIYGGSGCEGAHDAVLALAARLKAPVAHTSRAKDFLEYDNPHDVGMTGIFGGKAGYHALMGCDTLLLLGCDFAWRQFYPEKAKIIQIDIDPTHLGRRHPVQIGAVGDIGPTLDALLPLIREREDRKFLDASLEVQTQTRENQQSRAVVGKSGAIHPQYLTSLIASQASPDAVYTADGGSPMVWCLRHVPATGQNRTVISLTHGTMANAMPQALGAQAAYPERQVIALCGDGGLSMLLGDLLTAIQEELPIKVCVFNNASLGFVELEQKVEGMLHAFTDLKNPDFAQVARAIGFWGQRVEKPESLEGAVAQWLAEPGPALLDVVTDRYELVMPPKVNASQVLGTALYSAKAVLDGQSEEVTKLLSHALVP; encoded by the coding sequence ATGTCATCCACTGTCGCGCAGGCCATCGTCGATACCTTGTTCGAAGCGGGCGCGCGCCGCGTCTATGGCATTCCGGGCGACACGCTCAACCACATCACCGATGCGATCCGGCTGAAGGAGGATCTGCGCTGGGTCCATGTGCGGCATGAGGAAGCCGGAGCCTTCGCCGCCGGGGCCGATGCACTGCTGACGGGCGATCTGGCGGTCTGCGCGGGCTCCTGCGGGCCGGGCAGCCTGCATTTCATCAACGGCGTGTTCGAGAGCCACCGCAACCGCGCGCCGATGGTGCTGATCGCCAGCCAGATCGTGCGCGACGAGCTGGGCTTTGACTTCCCGCAGGAGGTCGATTTCAAATCGGTCTATGCGTCGTGCAGCGTGTGGTGCGATGAAATCCGCACGCCGGCGCAGGCAAGGCGCAAGGCGGCGATGGCGGCTCAGGCGGCGCTGTCGAAGCGGGGCGTGGCGGTGCTGATCGTGCCTGCCGATATCTCCGCCGCCAAGCTGACCGACGACGACCATTTCGCCGTCCATCGCGCGCAATCGCGCACCATCCCCGCCCCGCATGAACTCGACCGCATCGCCAAGGCGCTGAACGGCGGCGGCAAGGTGGCGATCTATGGCGGTTCGGGCTGCGAGGGCGCGCATGACGCCGTTCTGGCGCTGGCCGCCAGGCTGAAGGCGCCCGTCGCCCATACCTCGCGCGCCAAGGATTTTCTGGAGTATGACAATCCCCATGATGTCGGCATGACCGGGATCTTCGGCGGCAAGGCGGGTTATCACGCGCTGATGGGCTGTGACACGCTGCTGCTGCTGGGTTGCGATTTCGCCTGGCGGCAGTTCTATCCCGAGAAAGCCAAGATCATCCAGATCGATATCGACCCTACCCATCTGGGCCGCCGCCATCCGGTGCAGATTGGCGCGGTGGGCGATATCGGCCCGACGCTCGACGCGCTGCTGCCGCTGATCCGTGAGCGGGAGGATCGCAAGTTCCTCGACGCCTCGCTGGAGGTGCAGACCCAGACCCGCGAAAACCAGCAGAGCCGCGCCGTGGTCGGCAAAAGCGGCGCGATCCATCCGCAATATCTCACCAGCCTGATCGCCTCGCAGGCCAGTCCCGATGCGGTCTACACCGCCGATGGTGGCTCGCCGATGGTGTGGTGCCTGCGCCATGTGCCCGCCACGGGGCAGAACCGCACGGTGATCTCGCTGACTCACGGCACCATGGCCAATGCCATGCCTCAGGCGCTGGGGGCTCAGGCGGCTTATCCGGAGCGGCAGGTGATTGCGCTGTGCGGCGATGGCGGGCTGTCCATGCTGCTGGGCGACCTGCTGACCGCCATTCAGGAGGAGCTGCCGATCAAGGTCTGCGTCTTCAACAATGCCTCGCTGGGCTTTGTCGAGCTGGAGCAGAAGGTGGAGGGCATGCTGCATGCCTTCACCGATCTGAAGAACCCCGATTTCGCGCAGGTGGCCCGCGCCATCGGCTTCTGGGGCCAGCGGGTGGAGAAGCCCGAAAGCCTTGAGGGTGCCGTGGCGCAATGGCTGGCCGAGCCCGGCCCGGCGCTGCTGGACGTGGTGACCGACCGCTATGAGCTGGTGATGCCGCCCAAGGTCAACGCTTCGCAGGTGCTGGGCACGGCGCTCTATTCGGCCAAGGCGGTGCTGGACGGGCAGTCCGAAGAGGTGACCAAGCTGCTCAGCCACGCGCTGGTGCCTTGA
- a CDS encoding pyridoxamine 5'-phosphate oxidase family protein, whose amino-acid sequence MDSDIRNAFWNALDDSPFVMMRLSEAGSHSQPMTVMLDRNAHHTVWFFMHQSSTLAVEAQAEVDFSSSGHKLFAALSGQLHREQDRAVLERLWSNKVEAWFPGGKTDPTLALMRFEITKAEVWTADITLAGLFDLFTGIAIKPDQAGKHAVGLL is encoded by the coding sequence ATGGACAGTGATATCCGCAATGCCTTCTGGAACGCGCTGGACGACAGCCCTTTCGTGATGATGCGGCTGAGCGAGGCAGGCTCTCACAGCCAGCCGATGACCGTCATGCTGGACCGCAACGCCCATCACACCGTCTGGTTCTTCATGCACCAGTCCAGCACCCTGGCGGTCGAGGCACAGGCCGAGGTCGATTTCTCCAGCAGCGGGCACAAGCTGTTCGCCGCCCTTTCGGGGCAATTGCATCGCGAGCAGGATCGCGCCGTGCTTGAGCGCCTGTGGTCAAACAAGGTCGAGGCCTGGTTCCCCGGCGGCAAGACCGACCCCACGCTGGCGCTGATGCGCTTCGAGATCACCAAGGCCGAGGTCTGGACTGCCGACATCACGCTGGCGGGCCTGTTCGATCTGTTCACCGGCATCGCCATCAAGCCCGATCAGGCCGGCAAACACGCCGTCGGCCTGTTGTGA